A stretch of the Mycobacterium sp. ITM-2016-00317 genome encodes the following:
- the sufD gene encoding Fe-S cluster assembly protein SufD gives MSNDLTTAVEGAKKTGSLLNLNKGELFSSFDVNAFEVPGGRDELWRFTPLKRLRGLHDGSAVATGKADITVTERPGVTVETVARGDARLGQAGVPSDRVAAQAFSAFESATIVTVARDTEVVEPIEIVVTGPGEDAVAYGHLQIRVEELSRAIVVVDLRGSGVYADNVEIIVGDSAGLGVIWIADWADDTVHVSAHHARLGKDAVLGHVNVTLGGDVVRTTATVRYDGPGGDAKMLGTYFADDGQHFESRLLVDHSQPNCKSDVLYKGALQGDPDSKKPDAHTVWIGDVLIRAEATGTDTFEVNRNLVLTDGARADSVPNLEIETGEIVGAGHASATGRFDDEQLFYLRARGIPEAQARRLVVRGFFNEIIAKIAVPAVRERLTEAIERELAITESRTS, from the coding sequence GTGAGCAACGATCTGACCACCGCGGTCGAGGGTGCCAAGAAGACAGGCTCGTTACTGAACCTGAACAAGGGTGAGCTGTTCTCCTCGTTCGACGTCAACGCGTTCGAGGTCCCCGGCGGCCGAGACGAGCTGTGGCGGTTCACCCCGCTCAAGCGGCTGCGCGGGCTGCACGACGGCTCGGCCGTCGCGACCGGCAAGGCGGACATCACCGTCACCGAACGTCCGGGCGTCACGGTCGAGACCGTGGCCCGCGGCGACGCGCGTCTCGGGCAGGCCGGTGTGCCGTCCGATCGGGTTGCCGCGCAGGCGTTCTCGGCGTTCGAGTCGGCGACCATCGTGACCGTCGCGCGCGACACCGAGGTGGTCGAGCCGATCGAGATCGTCGTCACCGGACCCGGCGAGGACGCGGTCGCCTACGGCCACCTGCAGATCCGGGTCGAGGAACTGTCCCGGGCCATCGTGGTCGTCGACCTCCGCGGCAGCGGTGTCTACGCCGACAACGTCGAGATCATCGTCGGCGACTCGGCCGGCCTCGGTGTCATCTGGATCGCCGACTGGGCCGACGACACCGTCCACGTCAGCGCCCACCACGCCCGGCTGGGCAAGGACGCCGTGCTCGGGCACGTCAACGTGACCCTGGGCGGCGACGTGGTGCGCACCACCGCCACCGTGCGCTACGACGGGCCCGGCGGAGACGCCAAGATGCTCGGCACCTACTTCGCCGACGACGGACAGCACTTCGAATCGCGCCTGCTGGTCGACCATTCGCAGCCCAACTGCAAGTCCGACGTGCTGTACAAGGGTGCGCTGCAAGGTGATCCGGACTCGAAGAAGCCCGACGCGCACACGGTGTGGATCGGTGACGTGCTGATCCGCGCCGAGGCCACCGGCACCGACACCTTCGAGGTGAACCGCAACCTGGTGCTCACCGACGGCGCCCGCGCGGACTCGGTGCCCAACCTCGAGATCGAGACCGGCGAGATCGTCGGAGCCGGGCACGCCAGTGCCACCGGACGTTTCGACGACGAGCAACTGTTCTACCTACGGGCCCGGGGCATCCCCGAGGCCCAGGCGCGTCGCCTGGTGGTGCGCGGCTTCTTCAACGAGATCATCGCGAAGATCGCCGTCCCCGCCGTGCGTGAGCGCCTGACCGAAGCCATCGAACGAGAACTAGCAATCACGGAATCGAGAACCTCCTAG
- the sufC gene encoding Fe-S cluster assembly ATPase SufC, with translation MTTLEIKDLHASVFTPEGDEVPILKGVNLTVNSGETHAVMGPNGSGKSTLSYAIAGHPKYTVTSGSITLDGADVLEMSIDERARAGLFLAMQYPVEVPGVSMSNFLRTAATAVRGEAPKLRHWVKEVKSAMGDLDIDPAFGERSVNEGFSGGEKKRHEILQLGLLKPKIAILDETDSGLDVDALRVVSEGVNRFKDAENAGVLLITHYTRILRYIQPQFVHVFYQGRIIESGGPELADQLEENGYERFTQAAAAGA, from the coding sequence ATGACCACACTGGAAATCAAGGACCTGCACGCCTCGGTCTTCACCCCCGAGGGCGACGAGGTGCCGATCCTCAAAGGCGTGAACCTGACCGTCAACTCGGGTGAGACGCACGCCGTGATGGGCCCGAACGGGTCGGGCAAGTCGACGCTGTCCTACGCGATCGCCGGCCACCCCAAGTACACCGTCACCTCCGGATCGATCACCCTCGACGGTGCGGACGTGCTGGAGATGAGCATCGACGAGCGAGCGCGCGCCGGGCTCTTCCTGGCCATGCAGTACCCGGTCGAGGTGCCGGGCGTGTCGATGTCGAACTTCCTGCGGACCGCGGCGACCGCGGTGCGCGGCGAGGCGCCGAAGCTGCGCCACTGGGTCAAAGAGGTCAAGTCCGCGATGGGCGATCTCGACATCGACCCGGCGTTCGGCGAGCGCAGCGTCAACGAGGGCTTCTCCGGCGGCGAGAAGAAGCGCCACGAGATCCTGCAGCTGGGTCTGCTCAAGCCCAAGATCGCGATCCTCGACGAGACCGACTCCGGTCTGGACGTCGACGCGCTGCGTGTCGTCAGCGAAGGCGTGAACCGGTTCAAGGACGCCGAGAACGCCGGTGTCCTGCTGATCACGCACTACACCCGCATCCTGCGCTACATCCAGCCGCAGTTCGTGCACGTGTTCTACCAGGGCCGGATCATCGAGTCGGGTGGGCCCGAGCTCGCCGATCAGCTCGAAGAGAACGGCTACGAGCGCTTCACCCAGGCTGCCGCTGCAGGGGCCTGA
- a CDS encoding cysteine desulfurase codes for MARVRADFPILSRVMRGGNRLAYLDSGATSQKPLAVLDAERDFLLTSNGAVHRGAHQLMEESTDAYEQGREDIAAFVGADSDELVFTKNATEAINLVAYALGDKRFEHAVGPGDVIVTTELEHHANLVPWQELAQRTGATLKWFGVTDDGRIDLDSLELDANVKVIAFSHHSNVTGAVAPVAELVARARAVGALVMLDACQSVPHQPVDFHALDVDFAAFSGHKMLGPTGIGVLYGRRELLDAMPPFLTGGSMIETVTMETTTYAPAPQRFEAGTPMTSQVVGLAAAARYLDALGMPAVEEHERELVAAALAGLGGIDGVRIIGPATMDGRGSPVSFVVDGVHAHDVGQVLDDDGVAVRVGHHCAWPLHRRFGIAATARASFAVYNTVEEVDRLVAGVRRAVEFFDPAGRN; via the coding sequence GTGGCCAGGGTCAGGGCGGACTTCCCGATCCTGAGCCGGGTGATGCGGGGCGGGAACCGGTTGGCGTACCTCGACTCCGGGGCGACGTCGCAGAAGCCGCTTGCCGTGCTCGACGCCGAGCGTGACTTCCTGCTCACCTCCAACGGTGCGGTCCATCGCGGCGCGCACCAGTTGATGGAGGAGTCCACCGACGCGTACGAGCAGGGCCGCGAGGACATCGCCGCGTTCGTGGGCGCCGACTCCGACGAGCTGGTGTTCACCAAGAACGCCACCGAGGCGATCAACCTGGTGGCGTACGCGCTGGGAGACAAGCGGTTCGAGCACGCGGTCGGGCCGGGCGACGTCATCGTCACCACCGAGTTGGAGCACCACGCCAACCTGGTGCCGTGGCAGGAGCTGGCGCAGCGCACCGGGGCGACGTTGAAGTGGTTCGGCGTCACCGACGACGGGCGCATCGACCTCGACTCGCTGGAACTCGACGCCAACGTCAAAGTCATCGCGTTCAGCCACCATTCGAATGTGACCGGCGCGGTCGCCCCGGTGGCGGAGCTGGTCGCGCGGGCCAGGGCGGTCGGTGCGCTCGTAATGCTCGACGCCTGCCAGTCGGTACCGCACCAGCCGGTCGACTTCCACGCGCTGGACGTCGACTTTGCGGCGTTCTCCGGGCACAAGATGCTGGGACCCACCGGTATCGGCGTGCTCTACGGCCGGCGTGAACTGCTCGACGCGATGCCGCCGTTCTTGACCGGCGGTTCGATGATCGAGACGGTCACGATGGAAACCACCACCTATGCCCCCGCACCGCAGCGGTTCGAGGCGGGCACCCCGATGACCTCACAGGTGGTCGGGCTCGCCGCGGCCGCACGGTATCTGGATGCGCTGGGCATGCCCGCCGTGGAAGAACACGAGCGGGAACTGGTGGCCGCGGCGCTGGCCGGGCTCGGCGGGATCGACGGTGTCCGCATCATCGGACCGGCCACGATGGACGGGCGCGGGTCGCCGGTGTCGTTCGTGGTCGACGGTGTGCACGCACACGACGTCGGGCAGGTGCTCGACGACGACGGCGTCGCGGTGCGCGTCGGTCACCACTGCGCGTGGCCCCTGCACCGCCGGTTCGGCATCGCCGCGACCGCGCGCGCATCCTTCGCGGTGTACAACACCGTCGAGGAGGTGGACCGGCTGGTGGCCGGCGTGCGCAGGGCCGTCGAGTTCTTCGACCCGGCGGGCAGGAACTGA
- the sufU gene encoding Fe-S cluster assembly sulfur transfer protein SufU: MTVRLEQIYQEVILDHYKHPHHRGLREPFAAEVQHVNPTCGDEVTLRVALSEDGETVTDVSYDGQGCSISQASTSVLTDQVIGQTVGDALKTVAAFSEMVSSRGKVDGDEDVIGDGIAFAGVAKYPARVKCALLGWTAFKAAVAQAYGPENSEEISHD; this comes from the coding sequence CTGACGGTGCGTCTGGAGCAGATCTACCAGGAAGTGATCCTGGATCACTACAAGCATCCGCACCACCGCGGTCTGCGGGAGCCGTTCGCCGCCGAGGTGCAGCACGTGAACCCCACCTGTGGGGACGAGGTGACGCTGCGGGTGGCGCTGTCCGAGGACGGCGAGACCGTCACCGACGTCTCGTACGACGGTCAGGGATGTTCGATCAGCCAGGCGTCGACGTCGGTGCTCACCGACCAGGTGATCGGGCAGACGGTCGGGGATGCGCTCAAGACGGTGGCGGCGTTCTCCGAGATGGTGTCGTCGCGCGGCAAGGTGGACGGCGACGAGGACGTGATCGGTGACGGCATCGCCTTCGCCGGCGTCGCGAAGTACCCGGCGCGCGTGAAGTGCGCGCTGCTGGGCTGGACGGCTTTCAAAGCGGCAGTGGCGCAGGCCTACGGGCCCGAGAATTCCGAGGAGATTTCACATGACTGA
- a CDS encoding metal-sulfur cluster assembly factor — protein MTDTAPAGGASPESVEPNGELLAELEEAMRDVVDPELGINVVDLGLVYGINLEKSEAGPVALIDMTLTSAACPLTDVIEDQSRTALVGAGLVDEIKINWVWNPPWGPDKITEDGREQLRALGFTV, from the coding sequence ATGACTGACACGGCACCCGCGGGCGGAGCGAGCCCCGAATCGGTGGAGCCCAACGGCGAGCTGCTCGCCGAGCTGGAGGAGGCGATGCGTGACGTCGTCGACCCGGAGCTGGGCATCAACGTCGTCGACCTCGGCCTGGTCTACGGCATCAACCTGGAGAAGAGCGAGGCGGGCCCGGTCGCGCTGATCGACATGACGCTGACCTCGGCCGCCTGCCCGCTGACCGACGTGATCGAAGACCAGTCCCGCACGGCGCTGGTCGGCGCCGGTCTGGTCGACGAGATCAAGATCAACTGGGTGTGGAATCCGCCGTGGGGGCCGGACAAGATCACCGAGGACGGCCGCGAACAACTGCGGGCGCTCGGCTTCACCGTCTGA